A region from the Mycolicibacterium litorale genome encodes:
- a CDS encoding alpha/beta fold hydrolase, producing the protein MDSGLLTPRGGDGAPLVLVHGLMGRGSTWGRQLPWLTGLGSVYTYDAPWHRGRDVVHPHPISTEHFVAELANAVTALGRPVTLIGHSMGGLHAWCLAAHRPDLVTAVVVEDMAPDFRGRTTGPWEPWLHALPVEFETEQQVLAEFGPVAGRYFLEAFDRTATGWRLHGRRRHWIDIAAEWGRRDYWQQWQELRAPALLLEAGNSVTPPGQMRRMAETGYRTTYLRVPDAGHLIHDEQPRVYRDAVEAFLATLTHRA; encoded by the coding sequence ATGGACTCCGGACTGTTGACCCCGCGGGGCGGTGACGGCGCGCCCCTGGTGCTGGTGCACGGTCTGATGGGGCGCGGCAGCACGTGGGGGCGTCAGCTGCCGTGGCTCACCGGTCTCGGGTCGGTGTACACCTACGACGCGCCCTGGCATCGCGGCCGCGACGTCGTCCACCCACATCCGATCAGCACCGAGCACTTCGTCGCCGAACTGGCCAATGCGGTCACCGCGCTGGGGCGCCCGGTCACGCTGATCGGGCATTCGATGGGCGGGTTGCACGCGTGGTGCCTGGCCGCGCACCGACCGGATCTGGTGACCGCGGTGGTGGTGGAGGACATGGCGCCGGACTTCCGTGGCCGCACCACTGGACCGTGGGAGCCGTGGCTGCACGCACTGCCGGTCGAATTCGAGACCGAACAACAGGTGCTGGCCGAATTCGGTCCGGTCGCGGGCCGTTATTTCCTCGAGGCGTTCGACCGCACCGCCACCGGCTGGCGGCTGCACGGGCGGCGCCGCCACTGGATCGACATCGCCGCCGAGTGGGGGAGACGCGACTACTGGCAGCAGTGGCAGGAGTTGCGGGCGCCAGCGCTGCTGCTGGAGGCGGGCAATTCGGTCACGCCGCCGGGGCAGATGCGTCGGATGGCCGAAACCGGTTACCGCACAACCTATCTGCGGGTTCCCGACGCCGGTCACCTGATCCACGACGAACAGCCACGGGTGTACCGCGACGCGGTCGAGGCGTTCCTAGCGACGCTCACCCACCGCGCCTGA
- the mhuD gene encoding mycobilin-forming heme oxygenase MhuD has translation MSSQNPVVKINAIEVPPDAGPELEKRFAHRAHAVDNQPGFLGFQLLRPVKGENRYFVVTQWESDEAFQAWATGPAIEAHKGQAANPVATGASLLEFEVVLDVAGSGDKG, from the coding sequence ATGTCCAGCCAGAACCCTGTGGTGAAGATCAATGCAATCGAGGTCCCGCCGGATGCCGGTCCCGAGCTGGAGAAGCGGTTCGCCCACCGCGCGCACGCCGTGGACAACCAGCCGGGCTTCCTCGGCTTCCAGCTGCTGCGACCGGTCAAGGGCGAGAACCGCTACTTCGTCGTCACGCAGTGGGAGTCCGACGAGGCCTTCCAGGCCTGGGCCACCGGTCCGGCGATCGAGGCGCACAAGGGTCAGGCCGCCAACCCGGTCGCGACCGGTGCCTCGCTGCTGGAGTTTGAGGTTGTGCTGGACGTTGCGGGGTCCGGCGACAAGGGCTGA
- a CDS encoding serine hydrolase, producing the protein MRGPATRADATRHARRVTGLVTAAALVVSLASGCGDAGTTPADAAYGAHIGTTTPQGLRAKQTMDMLNSDWPIGDVNVRTMAVEDQVDHIIDAMGNLWWDRPITATGVDIGAGSATLHVKTSYGAAQDIELRTDDNGLVDRFDVTLHPPVIEKWADLDAVLGASGARYSYQVSRVDRSGPVGKCQPVAGTNTEMSLPLASIFKLYVLLAVAHAVQDGRVRWDDQLTVTERAKAVGASGLEELRPGAKVSVRSAAQQMISASDNMATDLLIDRLGTGAVEHALVAAGHHDPASMTPFPTMHEMFSVGWGEPDLREQWKQSDAEERAALLKQTDTRPYEPDPARTHTPASQYGAEWYGSASDICRVHAALQDAAVGEAAPVRDILSAIPGVELDRAKWPYIGAKGGNLPGDLTFSWYAVDHTGQAWVVSFQLNWPRYRSSTAAGWLLAMVRQTFAMVPVAD; encoded by the coding sequence TTGCGGGGTCCGGCGACAAGGGCTGACGCGACGCGGCACGCACGCCGGGTCACCGGCCTGGTGACGGCTGCCGCGCTCGTCGTTTCCCTAGCGTCCGGTTGCGGTGACGCGGGCACCACACCGGCCGACGCCGCCTACGGCGCGCACATCGGCACGACCACACCGCAGGGTCTGCGCGCCAAGCAGACCATGGACATGCTGAATTCCGACTGGCCGATCGGCGACGTCAACGTCCGCACGATGGCCGTCGAGGATCAGGTCGACCACATCATCGACGCGATGGGCAACCTGTGGTGGGACCGGCCCATCACGGCCACCGGCGTCGACATCGGCGCCGGCAGCGCCACCCTGCACGTCAAGACGTCCTACGGCGCCGCGCAGGACATCGAACTGCGCACCGACGACAACGGTCTGGTCGACCGGTTCGACGTCACGCTGCACCCGCCGGTGATCGAGAAGTGGGCCGACCTCGATGCCGTGCTCGGCGCATCCGGTGCGCGCTACTCCTACCAGGTGTCGCGGGTCGACCGCAGCGGCCCGGTCGGGAAATGCCAGCCGGTGGCGGGCACCAACACCGAGATGTCGCTGCCGTTGGCGTCGATCTTCAAGCTCTACGTCCTGCTGGCCGTCGCGCACGCCGTCCAGGACGGCCGGGTCCGCTGGGACGACCAGCTGACCGTCACCGAGCGGGCGAAGGCGGTCGGCGCCTCCGGGCTCGAGGAACTGCGGCCCGGCGCGAAGGTTTCGGTGCGCTCCGCGGCCCAGCAGATGATCTCGGCCAGTGACAACATGGCCACCGATCTGCTCATCGACCGCCTCGGTACCGGCGCGGTGGAGCACGCGCTGGTCGCGGCCGGCCACCACGATCCGGCCAGCATGACGCCGTTCCCGACCATGCACGAGATGTTCTCGGTCGGCTGGGGTGAGCCGGATCTGCGCGAACAGTGGAAGCAGTCCGATGCCGAGGAGCGCGCCGCGCTGCTGAAGCAGACCGACACCCGCCCCTACGAACCCGACCCGGCGCGCACCCACACCCCCGCGTCGCAGTACGGCGCCGAGTGGTACGGCAGCGCATCGGACATCTGCCGGGTGCACGCCGCGCTGCAGGATGCGGCCGTCGGCGAGGCCGCACCCGTCAGGGACATCCTGTCGGCCATCCCCGGTGTGGAACTGGACCGGGCGAAGTGGCCGTACATCGGCGCCAAGGGCGGCAACCTGCCCGGCGATCTGACGTTCAGCTGGTACGCCGTCGACCACACCGGTCAGGCCTGGGTGGTGAGCTTCCAGCTGAACTGGCCGCGGTACCGCAGTTCGACGGCGGCGGGATGGCTGCTGGCGATGGTGCGCCAGACCTTCGCGATGGTGCCGGTCGCCGATTAG
- a CDS encoding histidine phosphatase family protein encodes MSEVVRLTLVSHAMTDAVSAGRFPTDEPLNAQGHRQVDACVELGPADAAYCGPEKRTRQTAELLGLQAVVEPLLADLDCGRWRGDVLGGVLPAELAIWLTEPAQAPHGGESVVDVVDRVRRWMDSLASRRGRLVAVTHPAVVRAAILVALDAPARSFWRIDVAPVSRTVLHFRGHAWTLRTPL; translated from the coding sequence GTGAGCGAAGTCGTCCGGCTGACCCTGGTGTCGCACGCGATGACCGACGCCGTGTCAGCCGGACGATTCCCCACCGACGAACCCCTCAACGCGCAGGGGCACCGCCAGGTCGACGCGTGCGTCGAGTTGGGCCCCGCCGACGCCGCGTACTGCGGGCCGGAGAAGCGGACCAGGCAGACGGCCGAGTTGCTCGGGCTGCAGGCGGTGGTGGAGCCGCTGCTGGCCGACCTCGACTGCGGCCGGTGGCGCGGTGACGTGCTGGGTGGCGTGCTGCCGGCGGAGCTCGCGATCTGGCTCACCGAACCCGCGCAGGCTCCGCACGGCGGCGAGTCGGTCGTCGACGTCGTCGACCGGGTGCGGCGCTGGATGGACTCACTGGCCAGCCGCCGGGGCCGGCTGGTCGCCGTCACCCATCCGGCGGTCGTCCGGGCGGCGATCCTGGTCGCGCTCGACGCGCCGGCCAGGTCGTTCTGGCGGATCGACGTCGCGCCGGTCAGCCGGACCGTGCTGCATTTCCGCGGGCACGCCTGGACGCTGCGCACCCCACTCTGA